One part of the Candidatus Desulfatibia profunda genome encodes these proteins:
- a CDS encoding glycogen/starch synthase, producing the protein MTNSPKKNPRILIVTPEVTYLPDRMGPLANYLTAKAGGLADVSAALIKALFDHGADVHVALPDYRSIFRDRLAPFLKKELNVLRRIMPDERIHLAEDRAFYYLNRVYSEYGGENTKLSLAFQREVINNIIPRVQPDLIHCNDWMTGLIPALSRTGSIPCLFTIHNIHTVETTLSLIEDRGIDAAYFWQHLYYKNMAYEYEGTRETNPVDFLASGVFAAHFVNTVSPTFLKEIVEGRHDFVKPPLRAELTSKWQAGCATGILNAPDPGFNPAIDQELYRQYGPKDHPEGKKENKRYLQAKLGLVQDDKTPIFFWPSRLDNRQKGCQLLAEILYRVVSKYWGKHLQIIFVANGEFQKHFRDIVNFHQLFDRVAICDFDEELEHLAYGASDFVLMPSRFEPCGLPQMIGAIYGALPVVHDTGGLHDTVVHLDLKKNSGNGFVFETYDSGGLFWAIQEAMNFYKLPGKTKARQIKRIMTESAATFNHDVTATQYIGLYEKMLQRPLIT; encoded by the coding sequence ATGACGAACAGTCCCAAGAAAAATCCGCGTATTCTCATCGTAACGCCGGAAGTCACCTACCTGCCTGACCGCATGGGCCCCCTTGCCAATTACCTTACGGCCAAGGCCGGCGGCCTGGCTGATGTTTCCGCCGCCCTGATCAAAGCCCTGTTCGATCATGGCGCCGATGTTCATGTGGCGCTTCCCGATTACCGCTCCATATTCAGAGACCGCCTGGCTCCCTTTCTTAAAAAGGAATTGAACGTCCTTCGCCGCATTATGCCGGATGAACGGATACATTTGGCCGAAGACCGTGCCTTTTATTATCTTAACCGGGTCTATTCCGAATACGGAGGCGAAAACACCAAGCTCTCACTGGCGTTTCAAAGGGAAGTCATCAATAATATTATTCCCCGTGTGCAGCCGGATCTGATCCATTGCAATGACTGGATGACCGGCCTGATTCCGGCGCTTTCAAGGACGGGAAGCATCCCCTGTCTCTTTACCATCCATAATATCCATACCGTTGAAACTACGCTGTCCTTGATCGAGGATCGTGGAATTGACGCGGCCTACTTCTGGCAGCATCTGTATTATAAAAATATGGCCTACGAATATGAAGGAACCCGCGAAACCAATCCGGTGGATTTTCTAGCCAGCGGCGTTTTCGCGGCTCATTTTGTCAATACGGTCAGCCCGACCTTTCTAAAAGAGATCGTTGAGGGTCGACACGATTTTGTGAAGCCACCCTTAAGGGCGGAGCTGACAAGCAAATGGCAGGCCGGATGTGCCACGGGTATTCTCAATGCACCGGATCCGGGCTTTAACCCGGCTATAGATCAGGAGCTATACCGTCAGTACGGCCCCAAAGATCATCCGGAAGGCAAGAAGGAAAACAAACGTTATCTCCAGGCAAAGCTCGGCCTCGTGCAGGATGACAAAACCCCGATCTTTTTTTGGCCATCGCGTTTGGACAACAGACAGAAAGGTTGCCAATTGCTGGCGGAAATTTTATACCGGGTCGTGTCGAAATACTGGGGAAAGCATCTTCAGATCATCTTTGTGGCCAACGGTGAATTCCAGAAACACTTCAGAGACATCGTCAATTTTCATCAACTGTTTGATCGGGTGGCCATTTGTGATTTCGACGAGGAATTGGAACATCTGGCTTATGGCGCTTCCGATTTTGTATTGATGCCTTCGCGCTTTGAACCCTGCGGCCTGCCGCAGATGATCGGTGCCATCTACGGTGCCTTGCCGGTGGTTCATGATACGGGCGGACTTCATGATACGGTTGTTCATCTGGACTTGAAAAAGAATTCAGGTAACGGATTTGTCTTTGAAACCTATGACAGCGGCGGGCTCTTCTGGGCGATTCAAGAAGCCATGAATTTTTATAAACTCCCTGGAAAAACCAAAGCGCGACAAATCAAACGCATCATGACGGAAAGTGCCGCAACCTTCAACCATGACGTCACGGCCACACAGTACATCGGGCTTTACGAAAAGATGCTGCAACGTCCTTTAATTACCTGA
- the glgP gene encoding alpha-glucan family phosphorylase: MRDIQMFQVFPSIPEPLSFLEILSRNLWWSWQHDAQELYRRINPGLWEKSGRNPVVFLTYVDPKRFEELAGDESFLAHQQRVKDRFVSQVLGPVDRPDMKSDRKGTIAYFSMEFGVHESLPIYAGGLGMLAGDYLKAASDLALPMVGVGLLYRKGYFQQFLNQDGWQQEQYPETDIYQMPLERARDRSGNEVNISIPGPDGDIHAMVWKIMVGRVPLYLLDTNLGQNPVEIQDITSTLYAGEGKVRLAQEVLLGIGGMRALKAMGIYPTFCHMNEGHSAFSSLERLAQTIEAYNVDLKTAMEIVPRATVFTTHTPVAAGHDEFSAELVKPYLIHLQERLGTTVDKIISWGQPVKSGPTGPLSMFVLGLRMAQYCNGVSELHGVTARRMWSHVWPGRPEDEIPISHVTNGVHIPTWVSRENALLFERYLGPDWSLYPWRPDNITRIGEIYNEELWRAHEMSRSRLISTCRKLMKQQYERRNAPKAMMEEVETVLDQDALTIGFARRFATYKRADLILKDPDRLEALITSKTHPVQFIIAGKAHPKDQEGKELIRRLIQFARRPGIRHRIIFLENYDPHIARHLLQGADVWLNTPRRPFEACGTSGMKAALNGVLNVSTLDGWWCEGYSEERGWRIGSEEEFSDHEYQDAVESQALYNVLENDVIPRFYDRRNGDAPLKWLEMMKASMKMAMQSFCSQRMVREYEKRFYQPIANRMKTLITDGAAEAKTLALQYQRLRSLWNTIRIELPVKDLPGPFRVGDTFHVTSVVHLGEIRPEEVAVQIYYGPVKGMDAMPTGQREVMNVQQDLGNGKFLYACTVTCRNAGRYGFTARVVPRGDDRLRFSPGFITWAAEAG, translated from the coding sequence ATGAGAGATATTCAAATGTTTCAGGTGTTTCCTTCCATTCCGGAACCCCTTTCGTTTCTTGAAATATTGTCCCGCAACCTTTGGTGGAGCTGGCAGCATGACGCCCAGGAGCTTTACCGTCGCATCAACCCCGGTCTTTGGGAAAAGTCGGGAAGAAATCCTGTGGTTTTTTTAACCTATGTCGATCCGAAACGCTTTGAGGAGCTGGCCGGGGATGAGAGCTTTTTGGCCCATCAACAGCGGGTTAAAGACCGTTTTGTAAGCCAGGTTTTAGGTCCCGTGGACCGGCCCGATATGAAGTCGGATCGAAAGGGAACCATTGCCTATTTCTCCATGGAGTTTGGAGTTCATGAAAGTCTGCCGATATATGCCGGCGGGCTTGGCATGCTGGCCGGAGACTATCTCAAAGCTGCTTCCGACCTGGCGCTGCCCATGGTTGGCGTGGGGCTTCTTTATCGAAAGGGCTACTTTCAACAATTTTTGAATCAGGACGGATGGCAGCAGGAACAGTATCCGGAAACCGACATCTATCAAATGCCGTTGGAAAGGGCTCGTGATCGTTCCGGCAACGAGGTGAATATCTCGATTCCAGGACCCGACGGCGACATCCATGCCATGGTCTGGAAAATCATGGTCGGCCGCGTTCCACTTTACCTGCTGGATACGAATCTCGGGCAAAACCCTGTTGAGATCCAGGATATTACTTCCACGCTGTATGCCGGTGAGGGAAAAGTACGGCTGGCCCAGGAAGTGCTTTTGGGAATTGGCGGAATGCGCGCTCTTAAAGCCATGGGCATTTACCCAACTTTTTGCCATATGAACGAGGGGCATTCGGCCTTTTCCAGTCTGGAACGGCTGGCCCAAACCATTGAGGCCTATAACGTCGATCTCAAAACCGCCATGGAGATCGTTCCGCGGGCCACGGTCTTTACCACCCACACCCCGGTGGCAGCCGGTCACGACGAATTTTCTGCTGAACTTGTCAAACCGTATCTGATCCACCTGCAAGAGCGGCTCGGAACCACGGTCGATAAAATTATTTCATGGGGGCAACCGGTGAAGTCCGGACCGACCGGTCCCCTTTCCATGTTTGTTCTGGGGCTGCGCATGGCCCAGTACTGCAACGGCGTCAGCGAACTGCACGGTGTTACGGCACGGCGCATGTGGTCGCATGTCTGGCCGGGGAGACCTGAAGATGAGATTCCCATCAGCCATGTCACCAACGGTGTGCATATACCCACCTGGGTTTCGCGTGAGAACGCCTTGCTGTTCGAGCGCTATCTCGGGCCGGACTGGAGTCTGTACCCCTGGCGTCCGGACAACATCACCCGCATCGGCGAAATATACAACGAGGAACTGTGGCGGGCTCATGAAATGAGTCGCTCCCGTTTGATCAGCACTTGCCGCAAACTCATGAAGCAGCAGTACGAACGGCGCAATGCACCCAAGGCGATGATGGAGGAAGTTGAGACTGTTTTGGATCAGGATGCCCTGACCATCGGTTTTGCCCGCCGTTTCGCGACTTACAAACGCGCCGACCTGATTCTTAAAGATCCCGATCGACTCGAGGCCCTGATTACCTCCAAGACCCATCCGGTTCAGTTTATTATTGCCGGCAAGGCTCACCCCAAGGATCAGGAGGGCAAAGAACTGATCCGGCGCCTCATCCAGTTTGCCCGCCGGCCCGGCATACGCCACCGGATCATCTTTCTTGAAAACTACGATCCCCACATTGCCCGGCACCTCCTCCAGGGCGCCGATGTGTGGCTCAACACGCCCAGGCGGCCCTTCGAGGCCTGCGGGACTTCCGGTATGAAGGCGGCCTTGAACGGCGTTTTAAATGTCAGCACCCTTGACGGCTGGTGGTGCGAAGGCTATTCGGAGGAAAGGGGCTGGCGCATCGGCAGCGAGGAAGAGTTCTCCGACCACGAATACCAGGATGCGGTGGAAAGCCAGGCCCTCTATAATGTCCTGGAAAATGACGTCATTCCCCGTTTCTATGATCGCAGAAACGGAGATGCCCCCTTGAAATGGCTCGAAATGATGAAAGCTTCCATGAAGATGGCCATGCAGAGTTTTTGCAGCCAGCGCATGGTAAGGGAATACGAAAAACGGTTTTATCAACCGATAGCAAACCGTATGAAAACCCTAATTACAGACGGGGCTGCCGAAGCCAAAACCCTGGCCCTTCAGTACCAACGGCTGCGCAGCCTCTGGAACACCATCCGCATCGAGCTGCCGGTCAAGGATTTGCCCGGGCCCTTTCGGGTAGGAGATACATTTCATGTTACTTCCGTTGTGCATCTTGGCGAAATCCGTCCTGAAGAAGTGGCGGTTCAGATCTATTACGGCCCTGTGAAAGGCATGGATGCGATGCCGACCGGGCAAAGGGAAGTCATGAACGTTCAGCAGGATCTTGGAAACGGAAAATTTCTGTACGCCTGTACCGTCACCTGCCGCAACGCGGGCCGATACGGGTTTACGGCCCGGGTAGTTCCTAGGGGAGATGACCGCCTCAGATTTTCTCCCGGATTTATCACCTGGGCGGCAGAAGCCGGATAA